The following proteins come from a genomic window of Ictidomys tridecemlineatus isolate mIctTri1 unplaced genomic scaffold, mIctTri1.hap1 Scaffold_103, whole genome shotgun sequence:
- the LOC144372430 gene encoding differentially expressed in FDCP 8-like, giving the protein MRTSLASKGESKEWPSDCFPAWQSLFLASDVQQLQQAIEECKQVILELPEQSEKQKDAVVRLIHLRLKLQELKDPNEDEPNIRVLLEHRFYKEKSKSVKQTCDKCNTIIWRLIQTWYTCTALLPQLCPVPENAATCSLRLS; this is encoded by the exons ATGAGGACCAGTCTGGCCTCCAAGGGAGAGTCCAAGGAGTGGCCATCTGACTGCTTCCCAGCCTGGCAGAGTCTGTTCCTGGCCTCCGATGTTCAGCAACTACAGCAGGCAATTGAGGAATGCAAGCAGGTGATCCTGGAGCTGCCTGAGCAGTCAGAGAAGCAGAAGGATGCAGTGGTGAGGCTCATCCACCTGCGGCTGAAGCTCCAGGAGCTGAAG GACCCCAATGAGGATGAGCCCAACATTAGGGTCCTTCTTGAGCACCGCTTCTACAAGGAGAAGAGCAAGAGTGTCAAGCAAACCTGCGACAAGTGCAACACCATCATCTGGAGACTCATTCAGACTTGGTACACCTGCACAG CTCTTCTTCCCCAACTTTGTCCAGTACCGGAAAATGCTGCCACCTGCTCCCTCAGGTTGTCATAA